In one window of Janthinobacterium sp. 1_2014MBL_MicDiv DNA:
- the rimM gene encoding ribosome maturation factor RimM (Essential for efficient processing of 16S rRNA): MTVKTASGVKVPDDLVQVGYVSGAYGIAGGVRITPFSDDADALLSVKTWWFDKPTLHDVQVRQAKLHGGDVVAQLVGVVGRDAAEALKGVSVQIPRSHFPTLSADEFYWSDLIGLTVENLQGECLGTVHDMMSNGPQSILRVTPVATADETVEKAPERLIPFVGQFVINVDKAAKKITVDWGLDY; the protein is encoded by the coding sequence TTGACGGTCAAGACTGCATCCGGGGTGAAAGTCCCCGATGACCTGGTACAGGTAGGCTATGTCTCCGGTGCCTATGGCATTGCTGGCGGGGTCAGGATCACTCCTTTCTCCGACGACGCGGATGCATTATTAAGCGTCAAAACCTGGTGGTTTGATAAACCGACCTTGCATGATGTTCAAGTCAGGCAAGCGAAGTTACACGGCGGCGACGTCGTGGCCCAGCTGGTGGGTGTGGTCGGGCGGGATGCCGCAGAAGCGCTGAAGGGCGTCTCTGTGCAAATTCCGCGTAGCCATTTCCCGACGCTGTCGGCCGATGAATTTTATTGGTCCGATCTGATCGGATTGACAGTTGAGAATTTGCAAGGCGAGTGCCTCGGCACAGTGCACGACATGATGAGCAATGGTCCGCAATCGATCTTGCGCGTCACGCCGGTCGCCACTGCCGATGAGACCGTTGAAAAGGCGCCTGAGCGCCTGATCCCGTTTGTTGGCCAGTTTGTCATTAACGTTGACAAGGCCGCCAAGAAGATCACGGTCGACTGGGGCCTCGATTATTAA
- a CDS encoding NINE protein, with product MTTTTILQHSHKNKAFTSLLAFLLGSLGAHRFYLHGTRDAWGWLHLAALPATLLLRQLFPDADWFYQILPLTLSALAGFLEALVLGLMPDDKWDARYNAASGRQSDTGWPLAVVLVATLMLGAGVLIATMARLFDLLYTGGAYG from the coding sequence ATGACCACCACGACCATTTTGCAACATTCGCACAAGAACAAGGCGTTCACCTCGCTGCTGGCCTTCCTGCTGGGCAGCCTCGGCGCACACCGCTTCTACCTGCACGGCACCAGGGATGCCTGGGGCTGGCTGCACCTGGCCGCCCTGCCCGCCACCTTGCTGCTGCGCCAGCTCTTTCCCGACGCGGACTGGTTTTACCAGATATTGCCCCTGACCCTGTCCGCGCTGGCCGGCTTCCTGGAAGCGCTGGTGCTGGGCTTGATGCCGGACGACAAGTGGGACGCGCGCTACAACGCCGCTTCCGGACGCCAGTCGGACACGGGCTGGCCGCTGGCCGTCGTGCTGGTCGCTACCTTGATGCTAGGCGCGGGCGTGCTGATCGCCACCATGGCGCGCCTGTTCGACTTGCTGTACACAGGCGGCGCCTACGGTTAA
- the trmD gene encoding tRNA (guanosine(37)-N1)-methyltransferase TrmD encodes MQFDVVTLFPEMFAALTQSGVTRRAFEQNKCGLSLWNPRDFTSDNHRTVDDRPYGGGPGMVMMARPLEATITAAKQRQLDLGLAAPRVVFMSPQGRPLTHERVTQLKAEPGLVILCGRYEAVDQRLLDRCVDEEISVGDFVLSGGELPAMALMDAVIRLLPGVLNTEASAIEDSFVNGLLDSPHYTRPETYEGMAVPPVLMGGNHAEIGKWRRQRMLEATAKKRPDLLISARAAGLLSKADEKFLASL; translated from the coding sequence ATGCAATTTGATGTCGTGACCCTGTTCCCGGAAATGTTTGCCGCGCTGACGCAGTCGGGTGTGACCCGGCGTGCCTTCGAACAGAATAAATGTGGCTTGTCCTTGTGGAATCCCCGTGATTTCACGAGCGACAATCACCGTACCGTGGATGACCGCCCCTATGGCGGCGGCCCCGGCATGGTGATGATGGCCCGTCCGCTCGAAGCGACAATTACGGCCGCGAAGCAGCGCCAGCTTGACCTCGGTCTGGCCGCGCCGCGCGTGGTGTTCATGTCGCCGCAAGGCCGTCCGCTGACGCACGAGCGCGTCACGCAGCTGAAAGCCGAGCCTGGTCTCGTGATCCTGTGTGGCCGCTATGAAGCCGTGGACCAGCGTTTGCTGGACCGTTGCGTCGACGAGGAAATCAGCGTTGGCGACTTCGTCCTGTCGGGCGGTGAATTGCCTGCCATGGCGCTGATGGATGCGGTGATCCGCCTGTTGCCGGGTGTCTTGAACACCGAGGCATCGGCCATCGAGGACAGCTTCGTCAATGGCTTGCTCGATTCGCCGCACTACACGCGGCCGGAAACATATGAAGGCATGGCCGTGCCGCCCGTCCTGATGGGTGGCAATCATGCCGAAATAGGCAAGTGGCGCCGCCAGCGCATGCTGGAAGCGACCGCGAAAAAGCGTCCTGATCTGTTGATCAGTGCGCGCGCCGCCGGCTTGCTCAGCAAGGCCGATGAAAAATTCTTGGCCAGCCTGTAA
- the rplS gene encoding 50S ribosomal protein L19: MDLIQQLEQEEIARLGKTIPEFAPGDTVIVSVNVVEGTRKRAQAYEGVVISRRNRGLNSNFIVRKISSGEGVERTFQLYSPLIASIEVKRRGDVRRAKLYYLRERSGKSARIKEKLPNRRVVAKASA, translated from the coding sequence ATGGACTTGATTCAACAATTAGAGCAGGAAGAAATTGCTCGTCTGGGTAAAACCATTCCTGAATTCGCACCAGGCGATACCGTTATCGTCAGCGTCAACGTAGTCGAAGGTACGCGCAAGCGCGCCCAGGCTTACGAAGGCGTCGTTATCTCGCGTCGTAACCGTGGCCTGAACTCGAACTTCATCGTTCGTAAGATCTCGTCCGGCGAAGGCGTTGAGCGTACGTTCCAACTGTACTCGCCGCTGATCGCTTCGATCGAAGTGAAACGCCGTGGTGATGTTCGCCGCGCCAAGCTGTACTATCTGCGTGAGCGTTCGGGTAAATCGGCGCGTATCAAAGAAAAATTGCCAAATCGCCGCGTTGTGGCGAAAGCAAGCGCGTAA
- the rpsP gene encoding 30S ribosomal protein S16 — MVVIRLARGGAKKRPFFNIVATDSRNRRDGRFIERIGFYNPMAQGGEVPLRITADRLAYWQGVGAQLSPTVARLVASNNKAAA; from the coding sequence ATGGTCGTTATTCGTTTAGCTCGTGGAGGCGCCAAGAAGCGCCCGTTCTTCAACATCGTCGCTACTGATTCGCGCAATCGCCGCGATGGTCGCTTCATTGAGCGTATCGGTTTTTACAACCCGATGGCGCAAGGTGGCGAAGTTCCACTGCGTATCACCGCAGACCGTCTGGCCTACTGGCAAGGCGTTGGCGCACAATTGTCGCCAACCGTTGCTCGCCTGGTAGCTAGCAACAACAAAGCAGCAGCTTAA